The genomic DNA TGATATGGTCGCGAAGCAATTCGGGGCGGAATTCACGACCTTTGCAGCAGGCTCCGTACTGATTGCTGTTCCAATTGCCCTACTTTTCCTTTTCTTCCAGAAATACTTCGTTTCAGGATTGACGGCAGGGGGCACGAAAGGATAATCTTATAGGCGTTACTAACATTTGGAGGAGGAGCGGAGATGAAAAGAAGAGTGTTATCTCTCATTTTAGTCCCGTTTCTTCTTTTTTACGCCCATCCGGTAGGTGCAGCTGAAAAAGAAGAGCGAATGTGGCAGGATGAATCGATTTACTTTTTGATGGTGGACCGGTTCAACAATGGGGATTCAAGCAATGACAAAAATGTGGACGCCAATGACCCGCTGAGTTATCAAGGGGGAGATTTCCAGGGGATCATCGATCGCTTGGATTACATTCAGGAGATGGGCTTCACAGCCATCTGGCTCACCCCGATTTTTGAGAATCAGCCTGGGGGTTACCATGGATATTGGACCACCGACTATTATAAGACAGAAGAGCATTTCGGCTCGATCGAGACGTTTAAAAAGCTTGTGGAAGAAGCGCATAAACGCGATATGAAGATCATCCTCGATTTTGTCGTGAACCATGTCGGACCGGAGCATCCGTGGGTAACGGATCCTGCCAAAGCAGACTGGTTCCATGAAAAGCAGACGATGAATTTCGAAGATGAAGAAAGCGTTAAAAATGCATGGTTATATGACCTGCCCGATTTGAATACAGAGAATCAGGAAGTGAAGGAATACCTGATCGATGCCGCTAAATGGTGGATCAAGGAAACCGATATCGATGGGTATCGCCTCGATACCGTAAAGCACGTACCGAAGGATTTTTGGGAGGACTTCACGAAAGAAGTGAAGGCGGAGAAGGATGATTTTTACCTTTTAGGCGAAATTTTTGACACGGATCCTGAAAAGATAGCAGAGTACAATGGCGTGGGGATCGACGGATTCGTCAATGTACCGCAGGCGGAAGAAATGCGGCAGGTATTCAAGAAACCCGATACATCCATGGACCGCCTTTTCAATTTCTGGGGATACAATCAGACCTTTTATGAGAACCCTTACTTGATGGGTACCTTCATTGATAATCACGATATGAAACGGTTCACGCGATTGATGGTGGAAGAGAAGGAGTTCCCGGGGACGAGGTGGAAGCTCGCACTTACCTATATGTATACAACGCCTGGCATCCCGATCCTTTACTATGGTTCTGAAATTGCCGTCGATGGGGGAGAAGATCCTGATAACCGGAGGCTGATGAATTTCCGGGCCGATAAAGAACTCATCGATTACATCACCCGCCTTGGGGAGCTGCGGAAGACCGAACCCGCCCTCACAAGGGGAGAGATTGAAAACGTATACGAAAATGACGGTATGGGGATCTACAAGAGGACCTATAAAGATCAGACCCTGCTGATCGCGATCAATAATACGACGGAAACACAAACGATCGATCTGACGGAAGACCAGTTGGAAGCAGATCAAGAGCTGAAGAGTCTTCTTACAACGGATCTTGTCAGGAGCGATGGTGACGGAACCTATAAAATCGTCCTTGACCGTGAGGAATCGGAAATTTATGAGCTCAAGAGTAAATCCGGGCTCAATATCCCGTTCCTGGTCGCCCTTGGAATCGTTTACGTATTATTCATGGTATTCCTATATGTAGTGAAAAAACGGGGTAAAAAGATAAAGCATCAGAAAGAATAGAGGTGGAATACATGGCGATTACCATAAAGGATGTGGCAAGGCTTGCGGACGTCGCTCCTTCGACGGTTTCCCGCGTCATTGCCAATAATCCAAGAATCAGTGAGAAGACGAAGAAGAAGGTTAGGGAAGCCATGACCGAGCTCGGATATCACCCTAACTTCATCGCCAGAAGCCTCGCCAATCAATCGACACAGGTCCTGGGTCTGGTCATGCCCGGTTCCACGAGCACATTCTCACAAAATCCATTCTTCCCGACCGTATTGAGGGGACTCAGTGAAGGCGCACATAAGGAACAATACGCCCTGCAGATGTCCACGGGTCAGACAGAAGAGGAAATTTACGAAGGTATTGTACAGATGGTCCAGGGAGGAAGGGTGGACGGGATCGTCCTTCTATACTCCCGGGTGGAAGACCGGGTGATGAACTATCTGAGGGAAAGGGATTTTCCTTTTGTGATGATCGGGAAGCCTTACAAATATGCCGAAGAAATCACCCATGTGGACAATGACAATTTCCGGGCGACAAAAGAGGTGACCGAGTATCTGTTGAATCTCGGTCATACGTGCATTGGATTCATCGGTGGAGATCTGAATCTCGTAGTGACGGTCGAGCGTCTATTGGGCTATGAGAAAGCGCTGGGTGAGGTCGGGCTTGAGCTTCATGATGACTACATCATCCATGAGGAATTCCTTCTGGAAGGCGGCCGCGAAGCGATCAATGAGCTGATGCAGCTCGATGAACCACCTACGGCCCTGGTGGTGGCAGACGATCTGATGGCCCTAGGGGTACTCAATACCCTGGATGAGATGGGGATCTCGGTGCCGGATGATATCTCCATCGTCAGCTTCAACAACGTCTTGCTGGCGGAGATGTCCCGTCCACCCCTGACCTCGGTCGATATCAACATCTTCAAGCTTGGGAATGAGGCAGCGAAGAATTTGATTCAGAAGATCAAAGATCCCCTGGAGCCGGTGAAGCGGATCATCGTTCCTCATTGCATAGTCGAAAGGCAATCGTGCGCGCGTAAGAGATGAAGGCGGGCAAGCAAAAAGGCATTCCGATCGGAATGCCTTTTTGCTTTGGTTCTGTCATCCGTTCACGATCATGCCGCCATTGACATGAATCATTTGACCTGAAACGTAGGTGGAGTCAGAGCTGGCGAGGTATACGTAAGCCGGGGCAAGCTCGAATGGTTGTCCCGCTCTTCCCATCGGTGTATTGCCACCGAATTGTGAAACCTTTTCCGAGGTGAAGGTGGAGGGGATCAGCGGCGTCCAGATCGGCCCCGGAGCCACACCATTCACCCTGATACCTTTTGAAGCGATATTGTCGGCAAGGGAACGGGTGAAACTGACAATGGCCCCCTTGGTGGCCGAATAATCGATCAGATCCTTACTGCCTTTATACGCGGTGATGGATGCCGTATTGATGATGGAAGCCCCCTCTTTCAAGTGGGGAAGTGCAGCGCGGGTCACATAGAACATGGAGAAGATATTGGTCCTGAATGTGCGCTCCAGCTGTTCATCATCGATCTCTTCAAGCCCCGCTTGTGGATGCTGTTCAGCAGCATTGTTCACGAGAACGTCCAGTTTGCCGAAGCGGGAGATCGTCTTTTCCACAAGCTCTTTGCAGAAATGGGAATCCCCGATATCACCCGGGATGAGCTCACAGCTGACGCCTTCCGCTTCTACGAGCTCTTTCGTTTTTTGTGCGTCTTCATGTTCATCCAGATACGAAATGACCACATCGGCTCCTTCACGTGCGAAATACCACGCAACTGAACGTCCGATTCCACTGTCTCCTCCAGTGATAAGGGCTACTTCCCCTTCCAGTTTGCCACTGCCTTTGTAGTTTTGATCGGTATGGATCGGCTGTGGGTTCATTTCATCGATTGTACCGGGCTGGTGATCCTGATGCTGAGGGGGGAATTGCTGATTTTTTTGTTGGGACAATGAAAACACTCCTTCTTGATATTTAGTAACATGGAATAGTGTTTACCCAACCTTTGGAAATCATAACGTCTACTGTACAGATTTTTCACTTGCAAGATTCCGGTCGATCCATTTCAGCCTCAGCCTTATAGCCGACCATGTTCAACAGTCCTTTTGGTGAAGAAAATGGTGGGGCGTAGCACGTTTCGATTTCCTGAAGTCCTGTGATGGTGATGCCCCCGTATATGGCGGTAGCGAGGATGTCGATTTGTTTATCGGTTTTTTCTTCGCCGATGACGCTCCCACCGTAGATTTTACCGCTGCCGGGATCAAAGTGGACACGTATGTATAGATCCTTTGCTCCGGGGTAGTAGGCGGCATGGGATTTCCCTTTATGGACAATGGTCTTGAACCGGTAGCCCTTCTTTTTCAATTCCTTTTCCCCTAGACCTGTGGAAGCGACGTGGAGATCAAAAACTTTCGCGATGGCCGTTCCGAGCATCCCGTGGAATGGCACGGAATCCCCTGTGATATGTCTCGCGATGACATAAGCCTGACGATGGGCGGGCCATGCGAGGGGCACCTGCTTAGGGGCGTGATCGATGAAATCGATGGACTCGACGGCGTCCCCGACACAGTAGATGGAAGGGTCGTCGGTTTGCATGAATTCATTCGCCTTGACTCCCCCGATTCACCTAGAGATAGCCCGGCCTGTTCTGCGAGGGAGTTGTTCGGTTTGATCCCGACTGCAAGGAGCAGGCAATCTGCCTGGATGATCTTACCGCTATCGAGTTTAAGCTGATCAGGTCCCGCCACTTCTTGCAGCCCATCGTCAAGAAAAACATCGACTCTGTTTTCCTCGAGGTGCTTCTGGACGATTTCAGCCGCTTCAGGGTCAATGATATGGATGAGCTGGGGAGAGCGCTCCACCACTGCTACGTTCATGCCTAGTCCTGAAAGGTTTTCCGCCATCTCCACCCCGATGTAGCCTCCGCCGATGATGGCGCAGGAAGTCGGCTTTTCTGTGGTAAGGTATTGCTTCATCCGGTCCATGTCCGCTACCGTCCGCAGATGGAAGGCAGGGATCTGCTCTAGGCCCGGAATATCAGGGAGGATGGAGGAGGCACCGGTGGCAAGAACCAGTGCGTCATAGGTCTCTTTATAATCCTCATTGGTGGAATGATTGCGAATATGTAAGGTTTTATGGTCCCGGTCGATCTTCAATGCCTCATGCTTCATCCTGACATCCAGCCCTTTTTTGGTTTGAAGGGATTCAGGAGTGGCGGCGAACAGGCTTTCACGGTCCTTGATCACATCCCCGAGATAATAGGGCATCCCGCAGGCGCCGTAAGAGAGGTGGTCGGTTCTTTCAAGGACGATGATTTCCATTGTTTCATCCAGCTTCCTGAGCTGGGATGCCGTGGTGGCACCGCCTCCGACTGCACCGATGATGATCACTTTTTTCGTCATGTTCTACCTCCTAAAATAAAAAGTCCGATGGGTTTATGATACCCATCGGACAGAGAGAAGAAACGGGGGATCAGCGGAAGTTCACAAACTGGACGTCGATGGAGAGGTCGGCTCCCCTGACGGCTGCCATGATCTTCTGCAGATCATCCTTGCTTTTCCCCGTAACCCGGACCTGGTCATCCTGCACCTGGCTTTTGACCTTCACGCCGGATTGCTTGATCAGCAGATTGATTTTTTTTGCATTTTCCTTATCGATTCCCTGTACCAGCTTGGCACGCTGACGCACGGTACCACCGGAAGCACCTTCAAGCTTGCTGTAGTCGAGATTCTTGACAGGCACATTGCGCTTGATCAGCTTTCCAAGCAGGACATCTTTCAGTTGGTTCATCTTGAACTCATCATCCGAAATCAGGACGAGCTCCTCCCCGTCAAGTGTGATATCGCTTTTGCTCCCTTTGAAATCATAGCGTGTCTTGACTTCCTTCAGTGCAATTTGAATCGCATTGCTTACCTCAGACATATCAACCTGTGAAACGATATCAAATGAATTTTCTTTTGCCATATGTAAATCCCTCCGTATATGCATGATTCTTTTTCTCTTATTAAAATACCACCTGGGCCGGTATAAAGTACAGGATATTCCCCTTATGGGATGGATTTCTTGAATGATCGGCAACAAAAAAGCCGCCTTAGAATAAGGCGGCAGCTGATCAAAGATGATCGGTTTTTTTGGAAAATTGATGTTTACCTGCTTCTCTGTTCTTTTCTTTCAGCTTGTTCTTTTTTTGAAGCAGGGCGTTATTGTCCCTGGCTTTCTTCTCGTTATCTGATGTATGTGACATGATATACCCTCCTTTCCCTTAGTATGGGCAGGGTGGGGAGGAATATGTCTTATCAGTTCAAGAAATAGATGGCGAGGGTTCCGGTGCCTGTATGAGAACCCACGGCACATCCAATAATATTGATGGTAACGTCCTTAGGAGAGAAACGCTCTTCAATCATCGCTTTCATCTCTAGGGCAAGCTCTTCATCATCTCCATGTGAAATGCCGATTGTCTGTTGGGAAAGGTTGTTTCCGCGTTCTTCCATCAGATCGAGGATGCGCTTCAGGAGCTTCTTCTTCCCGCGATGTTTTTCAAGTGGCACGAGTTTACCATCTTCCACATGAAGAAGGGGCTTAATATTCAACAGCCCTCCAAGGAATGCAGAAGCTTTTGATACACGACCGCCCTTGGCGAGATATTCCAAGTCTTCGACGGTGAACAAATGCTCCATATGCTCCACATGGTAGCGTGCCGTTTCCAGGATTTCATCCTTGGTGCCGCCGGCATGGAGTACTTCAGCAGTCTTGATGACCGACAGTCCGTATCCAAGGGATGCGCTCTTGGAATCGATGATGGTCAAATCAAGATCAGGATACTCTTCCTTCACCTGATCCCTGATCATCACCGCTGTCTGATAGGTCCCTGACAGTTGGGAGGAGAAGGCGATGTAGACACCTGCATCGCCGGATTTGGCCAACTCTGTGAACGTCCTCAGGAACATATCGGGTGAAACCTGGGAGGTCTTCGGAACATGACCTTCGCGGATTTTATCAAATACTTCCTTGGGCTGGATCGTGACAAGGTCTTCATAATCATGTCCGTCAATATGTACCTGCAGTGGAAGCAGTTCTATGTTGGGTTGGTCGAAGAAAGTTACCGGCAGGTCGCTGGCACTATCAGCAAAAAGTTTTACGTTCATATCTATCACCTTTTTTCGTTATATAGGTTTAGTCTAGCTATTTTTCAGTAAAAGCACAATCCATAGTTATTCAAATTCCTGTACATAAGGATCATGTGCAAGGGGTTTAGCTATGATAAAGTGTGGAACATAAGGAACAATGACACTTGCCGAAGGAGTTCGATTCATGAAGAAAATGCACGTTACCCTGGAAGCGAAGAAGTTTTTTGTTGTATTGGTAGGGGCAGTCCTCGGGGCTGTCGCCATGAACTTCTTCCTGATTCCTGCTAATGTATATGCAAGTGGATTCACTGGTATGGCTCAATTATTATCCAGCCTCCTGAAGGAATTCACACCGTTTCACCTGTCTACAGGTATTTTATTATTCATACTGAACATACCCGTCACCATCTTGGGATGGATGAAGGTGGGTAGGTCCTTTACGATCTACAGCTTCGTCTCGGTTTTCCTCACTTCATTCTTCCTTGAAGTCATCCCTGTGGTGGAGCTTTCACCCGATATCCTTCTCAATGCCGTATTCGGAGGGGTCATTGCAGCAGTTGGGGTCGGTCTCACCCTGAAATACGGTGCTTCGACCGGAGGGATGGATATCATCGCCATGATCCTTTCCAGGTTGAAGGACAGACCGGTCGGAACCTATTTCTTCATTATGAATTCAATCATCATCGTTTCTGCGGGCTTTTTGTATGGATGGGAAAAATCTCTTTATACGCTGGTGACGCTTTATGTGACGACCAGGGTCATCGACGCCATCCATACGCGGCATGAAAAGCTTACCGCTATGATCATCACGAAAAGGACACAGGAACTGAAGGACGCCATCCATGCGAAGCTTGTGAGGGGGATTACGACGGTACCGGCCAAAGGGGCATTTTCCGGGGAAGATAAAGAAATGCTCATCATCGTCATTTCCAGATATGAGCTGTATGAACTGGAGCATACCATCAAGGAAGTCGATCCCCAGGCTTTTACGAATATCGTCCAGACGACGGGGGTATTCGGTTTTTTCAGGAAAGACTAAACAAAAGGGCAGCCGTTCAACGGCTGCCCTTTGCATTTCTTACGATAAGCGGTTCAACTCATCCTGCATGGAGTGAAGCTGCTTTTTCTCCTCGTTATTCGAGTTTGCAAATGCGGAGGAGAGGGCATTTTTCGCTTTCTGTATCGCCTGTGGATCCGTTTGAGAGCCACAGGCTTCCTCTACTGCGGTCCGGGCCTGTCGGAAAAGTGGATTTGCCATGTTACAGACCTCCGTCGTAAGGAGTATTGGAAAGCTTCCTTGCTTCTGCCTCGGCATAAGTCAAATGGTATGGAATGCGTTCATCATGTTTGGAGACCGCATTTTTTCCTTGCTGTACAAAACGCTTGGATTTGTTCCTTCCCATCCTAACCACCCCTTATCGAAGTTGGAGCACCCTTCGGATGCTCCTGATTAGTATGGCTGAAATCCGGCGAATTACGTGAGCAAGTATTACCCTCCATTGCCAGGATTACAATCCAAGATGCCTTTCGAGGAATCTTCCTATCCCATCGTCTTGATTACTTTCCGTGATATGATTGGCAAGGTCTTTAAGGGGATCAATGGCGTTCCCCATGGCCACACCCGTTCCTGCATATTGGATCATTTCAAGATCATTATCTTCGTCTCCGAAAGCGATGATGCGGTCTTGTGGAATCTGTAGGCTTGAGGCTACCTTTTCGATGCCGACTGCTTTATTCAGGCCGGTTTTGACGATTTCGATGATGTGCCAAGGGGCGGCCCAGCGGCGGTGATCGATCAGTTCCGCATGGACGTCATCAAGGTGGGATCGAATCTCGGGAACATCGTGTTCGTCAGCATGGATCAGCATGGAAGTGGGGTGGTCTTTCAATACCTGACGTATATCACCGGTAGAGATGGATGGATTCCCCATCATGAATACATCGATGATTTTTTCATCATGATAGTGAAGGTACACATCATCCTTCACTTCCGCGACGATATTCTGGAATTTGAAGCCATGACAGGCATCAATGATCTGCTTGGCTGTTTCAAGGTCCATCGGCTCATGATGGACCCCCCAGGAAGGGTCCTCCGGGTGATGGACGAATGCCCCGTTAAAGTTGACAATCGGAGTCGTGAGTCCCATCTGCTTATAGTAAAGCTCACTCGCGCGGAATGGCCTGCCTGTGGCGATCATCACCTCATGCCCATTTTTCCTGGCTTTATTGAGGGTCTCCAACGTGCGTACGGATATTTTCTTTTCATCGGTAAGCAAGGTTCCGTCCAGGTCAAGGACGATAAGATGTTTTTCTTTCATATTCACTAATCCCCCATCTATATGTTCTCTAGTTGTAGTGTACGCATAAGGCAGCATACTTGTCCACTGCACGGAAGGCCAAATAATATACATGCCCCTTCCACTAGGATATCATAGGAAGGAAGCCATACCCGGAAGGAGCGGACGATTGTGATCATCGTAGAGAATAATGCCATTGAAGAAATCCCTTTTCTTCATCTGGTCAAAGAAGAATACCGTAATGAAGCGTTGCCGACATGTTTTTTCGTACATGGATTCACCAGTGCGAAGGAGCATAATCTGCACTATGCATATTATTTAGCCGAGAAAGGGTTCAGAGTGATCCTGCCCGACTGTCTGGAGCACGGGGAGAGGGGGACCGGCAAGACGGAATATGAGCTGGGCAAAAGATTCTGGAACATCGTCATTCACACGATCAGGGAATTGAACACCCTCAAGGAGGCCTTTGCCCGGGATGGGCTCATTGATGGGGAGAGGATCGGTCTTGCCGGAACGAGCATGGGAGGAATCGTGACCCTGGGTGCCTTAACTCAATATGAATGGATCAACAGTGCCGTATCCCTCATGGGAAATCCCTCCTATGTGAAGCTTGCGCAGGCCCAGCTTGGCCAGCTCGAAAAAATGGGTTATGACAATCCTTTCACCGAAAAGCAGGTTGAAGAGATCCTTTCTGAGCTGGCTAGATTCGACCTCAGTCTGCAACCGGAAAAGCTGAACGGCCGTCCACTCATGTTCTGGCACGGGAAAAATGATAAAGTGGTACCGTTCCAACTTACATATGAAGCGTATACGGAACTCCTCCCTTTCTATGAAGGACGAGAGGATCGACTGGTCTTCCTTGAAGATCAGAAGGCCGATCACAAAGTCAGCCGCGACGGTGTCCTGAAGCTCGTGGACTGGTTTGAGGACCACCTGATGGCGTAAGCTTTTGTCATATGGGACAGAATTTGTTAAGATGAGTTAAGAATACGGACAGATAGGAGTGATTGTGTGGATCAAGATCTGAAAGACAATATGATGGGCGCCCTTGAACAAGTGGTGGACCCTGAACTTGGAATAGACATCGTCAATCTCGGATTGGTATATGACGTGGAGCTGGATGAAGAAGGAACGGCCACCGTTACGATGACTCTGACCTCCATGGGATGCCCCCTTGCAGGGACCATCGTGGATCAGGTTAAAACAGCACTGCGTGATATCCCGGAAGTAAAGGATACCGAAGTGAATATCGTATGGAACCCACCTTGGAGCAAAGACAATATGTCACGCTACGCCAAGATTGCATTGGGAATCCGTTAAACGTCCCATAAGAAAAGGGCCTGCACATAGCAGGCCCTTTTCTAGTTGATTTGACAAACGCATTGGGGGCATTGATCGCAATCAATCGTTTCTTTCAGTCGATCCAGTTTATGAATGGTGATGAAGCCTTTGTTCATGGTAATCACACCGTTATCCTTGAGGTCGTGCAGCATCCTGTTCACCACTTCTCTCGAGGCACCGCAGAAATCGGCGAGATCCTGATTGGTGAGGCTGATACCGATGAGGATACCGTCTTCCCGGCGATCTCCGTACGTATTGCTCAAACGGATCAAGGTGGAATAAAGGGCGCCTTTTTTTCCATGAAGAAGGAGATCACGGAATCTTGACTGGTCTTTCCGCTGCTGAAGCTGTGACCACATCATCCATTCCCGGTTCCTCACCCTATCGTCCAAAAGCGCTGCTTCGAAGTCGGTGATGGGGAGTGAGAGGAGGAAACAGCGATCCATCGCCCTGGCGCTGACCGAACAGGAAGAATCCCCGCAGAACAAATCAATTTCTCCTACAACATCCCCTGCTCCAACAATACGAAGGGCCAGTTCACGTCCGCCGGGTGTAGATCTCGTCAC from Rossellomorea marisflavi includes the following:
- a CDS encoding alpha-amylase family glycosyl hydrolase, yielding MKRRVLSLILVPFLLFYAHPVGAAEKEERMWQDESIYFLMVDRFNNGDSSNDKNVDANDPLSYQGGDFQGIIDRLDYIQEMGFTAIWLTPIFENQPGGYHGYWTTDYYKTEEHFGSIETFKKLVEEAHKRDMKIILDFVVNHVGPEHPWVTDPAKADWFHEKQTMNFEDEESVKNAWLYDLPDLNTENQEVKEYLIDAAKWWIKETDIDGYRLDTVKHVPKDFWEDFTKEVKAEKDDFYLLGEIFDTDPEKIAEYNGVGIDGFVNVPQAEEMRQVFKKPDTSMDRLFNFWGYNQTFYENPYLMGTFIDNHDMKRFTRLMVEEKEFPGTRWKLALTYMYTTPGIPILYYGSEIAVDGGEDPDNRRLMNFRADKELIDYITRLGELRKTEPALTRGEIENVYENDGMGIYKRTYKDQTLLIAINNTTETQTIDLTEDQLEADQELKSLLTTDLVRSDGDGTYKIVLDREESEIYELKSKSGLNIPFLVALGIVYVLFMVFLYVVKKRGKKIKHQKE
- a CDS encoding LacI family DNA-binding transcriptional regulator; translated protein: MAITIKDVARLADVAPSTVSRVIANNPRISEKTKKKVREAMTELGYHPNFIARSLANQSTQVLGLVMPGSTSTFSQNPFFPTVLRGLSEGAHKEQYALQMSTGQTEEEIYEGIVQMVQGGRVDGIVLLYSRVEDRVMNYLRERDFPFVMIGKPYKYAEEITHVDNDNFRATKEVTEYLLNLGHTCIGFIGGDLNLVVTVERLLGYEKALGEVGLELHDDYIIHEEFLLEGGREAINELMQLDEPPTALVVADDLMALGVLNTLDEMGISVPDDISIVSFNNVLLAEMSRPPLTSVDINIFKLGNEAAKNLIQKIKDPLEPVKRIIVPHCIVERQSCARKR
- a CDS encoding SDR family oxidoreductase; amino-acid sequence: MSQQKNQQFPPQHQDHQPGTIDEMNPQPIHTDQNYKGSGKLEGEVALITGGDSGIGRSVAWYFAREGADVVISYLDEHEDAQKTKELVEAEGVSCELIPGDIGDSHFCKELVEKTISRFGKLDVLVNNAAEQHPQAGLEEIDDEQLERTFRTNIFSMFYVTRAALPHLKEGASIINTASITAYKGSKDLIDYSATKGAIVSFTRSLADNIASKGIRVNGVAPGPIWTPLIPSTFTSEKVSQFGGNTPMGRAGQPFELAPAYVYLASSDSTYVSGQMIHVNGGMIVNG
- a CDS encoding NAD(P)/FAD-dependent oxidoreductase, with amino-acid sequence MTKKVIIIGAVGGGATTASQLRKLDETMEIIVLERTDHLSYGACGMPYYLGDVIKDRESLFAATPESLQTKKGLDVRMKHEALKIDRDHKTLHIRNHSTNEDYKETYDALVLATGASSILPDIPGLEQIPAFHLRTVADMDRMKQYLTTEKPTSCAIIGGGYIGVEMAENLSGLGMNVAVVERSPQLIHIIDPEAAEIVQKHLEENRVDVFLDDGLQEVAGPDQLKLDSGKIIQADCLLLAVGIKPNNSLAEQAGLSLGESGESRRMNSCKPTTLPSTVSGTPSSPSISSITPLSRCPSHGPPIVRLMSSRDISQGIPCHSTGCSERPSRKFLISTSLPQV
- a CDS encoding YajQ family cyclic di-GMP-binding protein, whose product is MAKENSFDIVSQVDMSEVSNAIQIALKEVKTRYDFKGSKSDITLDGEELVLISDDEFKMNQLKDVLLGKLIKRNVPVKNLDYSKLEGASGGTVRQRAKLVQGIDKENAKKINLLIKQSGVKVKSQVQDDQVRVTGKSKDDLQKIMAAVRGADLSIDVQFVNFR
- a CDS encoding DUF3941 domain-containing protein translates to MSHTSDNEKKARDNNALLQKKNKLKEKNREAGKHQFSKKTDHL
- a CDS encoding DegV family protein, whose protein sequence is MNVKLFADSASDLPVTFFDQPNIELLPLQVHIDGHDYEDLVTIQPKEVFDKIREGHVPKTSQVSPDMFLRTFTELAKSGDAGVYIAFSSQLSGTYQTAVMIRDQVKEEYPDLDLTIIDSKSASLGYGLSVIKTAEVLHAGGTKDEILETARYHVEHMEHLFTVEDLEYLAKGGRVSKASAFLGGLLNIKPLLHVEDGKLVPLEKHRGKKKLLKRILDLMEERGNNLSQQTIGISHGDDEELALEMKAMIEERFSPKDVTINIIGCAVGSHTGTGTLAIYFLN
- a CDS encoding YitT family protein codes for the protein MHVTLEAKKFFVVLVGAVLGAVAMNFFLIPANVYASGFTGMAQLLSSLLKEFTPFHLSTGILLFILNIPVTILGWMKVGRSFTIYSFVSVFLTSFFLEVIPVVELSPDILLNAVFGGVIAAVGVGLTLKYGASTGGMDIIAMILSRLKDRPVGTYFFIMNSIIIVSAGFLYGWEKSLYTLVTLYVTTRVIDAIHTRHEKLTAMIITKRTQELKDAIHAKLVRGITTVPAKGAFSGEDKEMLIIVISRYELYELEHTIKEVDPQAFTNIVQTTGVFGFFRKD
- a CDS encoding DUF3813 domain-containing protein, translated to MANPLFRQARTAVEEACGSQTDPQAIQKAKNALSSAFANSNNEEKKQLHSMQDELNRLS
- a CDS encoding Cof-type HAD-IIB family hydrolase translates to MKEKHLIVLDLDGTLLTDEKKISVRTLETLNKARKNGHEVMIATGRPFRASELYYKQMGLTTPIVNFNGAFVHHPEDPSWGVHHEPMDLETAKQIIDACHGFKFQNIVAEVKDDVYLHYHDEKIIDVFMMGNPSISTGDIRQVLKDHPTSMLIHADEHDVPEIRSHLDDVHAELIDHRRWAAPWHIIEIVKTGLNKAVGIEKVASSLQIPQDRIIAFGDEDNDLEMIQYAGTGVAMGNAIDPLKDLANHITESNQDDGIGRFLERHLGL
- a CDS encoding prolyl oligopeptidase family serine peptidase: MIIVENNAIEEIPFLHLVKEEYRNEALPTCFFVHGFTSAKEHNLHYAYYLAEKGFRVILPDCLEHGERGTGKTEYELGKRFWNIVIHTIRELNTLKEAFARDGLIDGERIGLAGTSMGGIVTLGALTQYEWINSAVSLMGNPSYVKLAQAQLGQLEKMGYDNPFTEKQVEEILSELARFDLSLQPEKLNGRPLMFWHGKNDKVVPFQLTYEAYTELLPFYEGREDRLVFLEDQKADHKVSRDGVLKLVDWFEDHLMA
- a CDS encoding metal-sulfur cluster assembly factor; translated protein: MDQDLKDNMMGALEQVVDPELGIDIVNLGLVYDVELDEEGTATVTMTLTSMGCPLAGTIVDQVKTALRDIPEVKDTEVNIVWNPPWSKDNMSRYAKIALGIR
- a CDS encoding Crp/Fnr family transcriptional regulator, producing MEHIPDSIKAMFIQEGLPYEISKGSYLFLEGKAPGHLFFIREGHIKVTRSTPGGRELALRIVGAGDVVGEIDLFCGDSSCSVSARAMDRCFLLSLPITDFEAALLDDRVRNREWMMWSQLQQRKDQSRFRDLLLHGKKGALYSTLIRLSNTYGDRREDGILIGISLTNQDLADFCGASREVVNRMLHDLKDNGVITMNKGFITIHKLDRLKETIDCDQCPQCVCQIN